The Triticum dicoccoides isolate Atlit2015 ecotype Zavitan chromosome 6A, WEW_v2.0, whole genome shotgun sequence genome has a window encoding:
- the LOC119314664 gene encoding probable carboxylesterase 15, translated as MSTIPSSPASAASGSAPAPPHVVEDCMGIVQLLSDGTVRRSLDYSHLPMLRHIPSDLPVQWKDVVYDAGHGLRLRMYRPTTAGRAEKKHPKLPVLVYFHGGGFCIASFEWPNFHAGALRLAGELPALVLSADYRLAPEHRLPAAHRDAETVLSWLRDQAAADTDAWLAACADFGRVFLCGDSAGGNMVHHVAARLGSGALALGHRVRVVGCVILWPYFGGEERTASEAEAEAMAPSSEFDPGRNFDQMWRLALPDGATRDHPAANPFGPESAPLDDVPFPPVLVAKAGRDRMRDRVAEYVARLRAMGKPVELAEFEGQGHGFFVFAPFGDASDELVRVVRQFVCTCTATSHW; from the coding sequence ATGTCGACTATACCGTCCTCGCCGGCGTCTGCTGCCTCGGGttcggcgccggcgccgccgcATGTGGTGGAGGACTGCATGGGCATCGTGCAGCTCCTGAGCGACGGCACCGTGAGGCGCAGCCTGGACTACTCCCACTTGCCGATGCTGAGACACATCCCCTCCGACCTTCCCGTCCAGTGGAAAGACGTGGTGTACGACGCCGGCCACGGCCTCCGCCTCCGGATGTACAGGCCAACCACCGCAGGCCGCGCAGAGAAGAAGCATCCGAAGCTCCCGGTGCTCGTCTATTTCCACGGCGGAGGCTTCTGCATCGCCAGCTTCGAGTGGCCCAACTTCCACGCTGGCGCGCTCCGGCTGGCCGGCGAGCTCCCGGCGCTCGTGCTCTCCGCCGACTACCGGCTCGCCCCGGAGCACCGCCTCCCAGCCGCGCACAGGGACGCCGAGACCGTCCTCTCGTGGCTCCGCGACCAGGCGGCCGCCGACACCGACGCCTGGCTCGCCGCGTGCGCCGACTTCGGCCGGGTGTTCCTCTGTGGCGACTCCGCAGGCGGCAACATGGTGCACCACGTCGCCGCCCGCCTCGGCTCCGGCGCCCTCGCGCTTGGCCACCGGGTGCGCGTCGTCGGGTGCGTGATACTCTGGCCCTACTTCGGTGGCGAGGAGAGGACGGCTTCCGAGGCCGAGGCCGAGGCCATGGCGCCGTCGTCCGAGTTCGACCCTGGGAGGAACTTCGACCAGATGTGGCGGCTGGCTTTGCCCGACGGAGCCACCAGGGACCACCCGGCGGCGAACCCGTTCGGGCCGGAGAGCGCCCCGCTCGATGACGTGCCGTTCCCTCCGGTGCTCGTCGCCAAGGCCGGCCGTGACCGGATGCGCGACCGGGTGGCTGAGTACGTGGCGAGGCTTCGGGCCATGGGGAAGCCCGTCGAGCTCGCCGAGTTCGAGGGGCAGGGCCACGGCTTCTTCGTCTTCGCCCCCTTCGGTGATGCCTCAGACGAGCTGGTCCGAGTGGTTAGGCAATTCGTGTGTACGTGTACGGCGACTAGCCACTGGTGA